The Pseudanabaena sp. PCC 6802 genomic interval GGAGCCAGCATTTTGGCTACATCCAATGTGTCTTTGCTCATATATAGAGCGATATCGTTCATGGAGCGATCGTCCACAACTAGGTTTTTCAACTGTTGTTTTTGACTATCCGTTAGCTTTGACGCATCTACTTTTTTGAGGTCGATTGTCAAAGCTCGATCTGGTGAAGGTATGTACCTGAACAACTGAGCCCACTGCTCGTGCCGCTTTGCCGATTCCATTAATAAGCTTTCTATATCAAACCCGCGAATAGGAGCGTTAATCAGTAAGGATTCGTCGGGGATAAAATTAGCTTTTCCGGCTCTGTCATATAAATAAGTGTCAAAATCCGCTAAGGTCTTGAGTTTTAGAGCTTTGAGTACATCATCTTGAGTAACCAGCTTCATATTCATGAGGCGTGTCATGCACTTACCAGTTGGTAAAGCCCCATCCATAAATAGCTCTACTTCCATTTCCTCAAAAGCTTGTTTGGAAGCTGGGCTGCGCAACTGGAATATAAATCGTTGCAAAGTAGAGCTTAAAGCTTTCCAAGATAAAGGCAGCGTACCTGAGAACACGACCCAACCTCTCACGATTGCCAGGAACAGAGTTGGCGTTGTGTCGTTATTATTACTGTCTAACTGAATGCGCCAGTATCCTGTGAGTGTCTCATTACAAGACTTACGAAGCTGCTCCGCAAGCTCTGAAGCCTCAAAAGAGAAGCTTAAAGAATCTTGTAACATTTAATTCCTCCGTGTTGTGATACCATAAGTCACCTGAATGCCAAAAGAGAAGTTTAACAATAGACCGACCGTTGATAGGCTGGTCGATCAACAGTCAGCATGTATAAATACGAAATAGACAAATAAGAACTATTTATGCTTGTTATTCAGTGGAATTGTTCATCGTTCGTTGTTCGGTAGTTAAGAGAATATTTAATTTAGCAAGCACTCCTATGGGATGTAGTGTAACTAGGTTGGTGGAGAAAACTTAATATCCCTCACAGCCTGAGTGCGGTTAACAATTAAGGTACTTAGAATGCTGTTACGTGACTTTAAATCCCTGCTGTCGGTTAGTTTTGACGATCGGGGGTTAAGGTATATTTAAAGAGAGATTTGTTTTGATGTCCCCCATAATTCGCTAAATTCACTAAATG includes:
- a CDS encoding response regulator, with the translated sequence MLQDSLSFSFEASELAEQLRKSCNETLTGYWRIQLDSNNNDTTPTLFLAIVRGWVVFSGTLPLSWKALSSTLQRFIFQLRSPASKQAFEEMEVELFMDGALPTGKCMTRLMNMKLVTQDDVLKALKLKTLADFDTYLYDRAGKANFIPDESLLINAPIRGFDIESLLMESAKRHEQWAQLFRYIPSPDRALTIDLKKVDASKLTDSQKQQLKNLVVDDRSMNDIALYMSKDTLDVAKMLAPIFKLGLISAKKGEGEDDATGSQPEIFIVDDSPILVQQFRQLVTKWGYRVSHSHNSLTAVQEMCNSNPSVIFLDINMPGATGFDLIKLIRRQPKLAAIPLVLLTAEKTLSNQWRAQWANCKFLSKPQSTHEIPTFRSDLYGMLQEMAPVESNEALLL